The sequence below is a genomic window from Phaeodactylum tricornutum CCAP 1055/1 chromosome 14, whole genome shotgun sequence.
CGCTCGAAACACAGTATTCAGGAGATACCATTCTCTTGATATTTCCTGATGGAACAGGACCCGCACTCTTATCCTGCATGATGGCAGGAATCCCCTATGCGCGCACACACGAACTCGAGTTCCGGCCAGGAGAAATTCGCCTTGACGTCACCCCTGCATCTATACAAGACACGTTGAGGCAGAAGGAGGACGATGCCACATTATACATGGAAACTATTTCGAAGGGTAACATCAAATTGAAAGAATTGCGCAACTCGGACAATATTGTCAGTCGTAAAGACCAGCTGACCAATCAGGAGCAACGTAATCTAGAAATGGCTTTGGTCAAGAAACAACAGGAACGTCTTATCATGGAAGATCGCGAAAAACAGGATAGGAACGCAAGACAGAAGCAAATCGTCGCGAATGACCGAAGCGACAACAGCAATTCTGCTGAAACTGGGATTTCGATACCAACACTCGGTTTGGCAGTGGCAGGCGTGGCCGGTATTGGTGGGGTTGTGCTTTCCAACATAAGCCCACGTGAAACGGCTGAAAACGTGATTGGGGCCATGAATGCCACAACTGGAGATAATTCTTGGGGAAGCAAGATGACGAATACTACAGATACATTAGAAGTCAACAGTACAATGAATCTGTTTGACATTAAAAAGCCTGTCGATCTTTTTGGTAATCTTGCAAACGCCACTAGCAGAACGACACAAATGAACGCGAGTCTCTCGTCACGGCTTCCTAACGTATCGAATTTCAACAGCTCGAGATCAGATGCATATAGCGGCATGAGTGATTCCGACAAAAGTGACGAAGACGACCTATATTCGCAGCCAAAAGTCCCTGCTTATGTTGAGCCCGACGGTGGCGAAGGTTGGTTGGCTAGTTTGCAACAAATCATCCAAGAAGGAGAAGACCTTGTCCAGGCAGATCGGAATACGTCCAAAAGCGAAACGTCGTCCTCTCCATCACAGGAAGTGACGCTTGTTGAGGAAGGTGCGCAGGATTGGGTGCAACAACTAATGGAAGCCAATAGCAATGAGAAGGGATCAATAGATTCACAATCTGCACTGGAAGGCGAGAAATCGAAGTCAGCGAGAGTGAATGGGGACAGTGAATCATAACATGATTATTCCTGCATTGAGAGGCGAGAGATCGAAGTCAGCCAGAGTGAACGGGGACAGAATCATGGCATGCTTGTCGGACCAAGATGGGGCGGATCCTAGTTTCATGCCTAAGGGACTTCCTCTTAGCAAAAAAGTAAAGGAATATGCATCCCTTGTAACCCATTTTTTGGCAAATGCGTTAGTCAAAGGCACGTACACATCGTTCGCTGTGAATGCCAATCTCTTTCTGTTCAGAATGAAAGCATCAAAGAGCTTGGCCAGTTCATTTGCATTAGCTCCGCGGACGGAGTACAGttcgaaaaaagaagcatAACTTCCGTTTTGGTACAGTTATCTGTAAACTAAATAAGTAGAGAAAATCCGCTTATGTAAAGGGGTTGggaaaagttggaaaactTCGAGAAGGGGACAGACcgtgttcagtctaagtAGCTTCAATTAGCGCCAGTATTTTATTAACTATTCAAACGATTAAAACTAAACATTGTGAAGtagactcacagtcagatgCCGACCGTTACCTATTGCCCAACAGCAGTCACTCACCTCCGCCTGTGAACAACTGTGTAAACGGCGATGGCTCCAGTTTCCAAACGGTAAAGTTAATACAATCAGCTCCGTACGGAAGGTTTGAGCTATTGTTTGCTTCCCTTCAAAGTTCTCTCGATCCCTGCAAGAAGGAAAATCTGTCGACAAACGTACAGCCCCGACACGGAAATATGCAATTCCAGCCCAAATGACTACAATGAGCTGGAACGTAGAAGTCCCCAAGCTTCATCTGTCGATTTCCTTCTGTTTGTGGTTCAATCAAGTAGCGCACATCGTTTTGGGGAACAATCCGGCCCATTGGAGAGGTTTGttaccaaaacaaacttgtttcctttgtggtGGCAGGGCAACATCTCTCATCGGATGCACTGCGATAAGTATCTTGGCGGGAAACGTTGGCGTCTGTAACAAATCTTGACCATCTGTTTGAGTACTTAATAAAATAAAGTGTGCAGAACAAAGCTGCTTATATTGAAGACGTTCTTTCCTCTTTTAGGAGTTTctgactttttccaaatcccctttacagttagcgaaTTTTTCCAAATAAATATGCGGACGACGGACTTACAGTTCCCCATTCATTCGCCATCCATCGTCTCCAAATAGCGTTACACTCTCGAGGTCCTCTCTTCATGTCTACATACCGTTGTATCGATCGCATCATTGGAATACATTTCTTCACATTAATTGGTGCAGGCattgaccatgacgactCCCCCAACGCCCACGAAAGGTTGTACTAACACTGTGGATCCAAAATTGCTGCATTTGGTAAAGAAAATGGTCACTTTGTCAGATGTATCGACTCACAATGTGGACTACATTGTGACTATTTTGAGAACGCAGCACCGCGAGTACCTGCGAAAGGATCTGGACAAGCTCAAGATTCAGGTAGAAGCGTCAATTCAAAAAGTTTTAGGCCCTTCCCTTAGTTTGTCTTCTCGGAAGCGAAAAgccgacgaggaagaataCGACAAGCTCGCTTCGAAAGAggacagagagagagaacATCTCGGAGTTGGAGGCGGACTAAATGCTTCCCTACGCGATAGGTATCGACAGGTTCAGCAGGTTCGTGATACTAATCCTCCATCAGAGTCAGTAGAGACTCACAAGAGGGATGACTCAGGCAGAGCGGAGAAGAATACAGAAAGGAAGGACAGCTCTGAATCAAAGAATGCCAAGcgcaagaaattgaaaaatCGTAAATTAGCCGGCAGCTCGTCTGGAATTTCGGGCGATAATCCCGATGCGGCATTCCTTACTCCTGTTTCACGTCCAACAGAACGATATCTGGATCTCGGCGGAATGGATGAAGTTGTGAAAAATATCCGGCAGCTGGTTGAATATCCATTGATACGACCCGAGTTGTACAGCCACTTGGGCGTCGACCCACCCCGTGGTGTTCTGCTGCGAGGGCCACCAGGAACCGGGAAGACTCACTTGGCAAACGCAGGTACGGTCACCATCCTCTACCTTGTTGCCTTTGATACAATTTTTCTCACCTCTTCAACTGGTAATTTTCTGTTAGTCGCTGGTCAGCTCGGGGTTCCTTTTTTCCGCGTCTCAGCACCTGAATTGGTATCAGGCATGTCGGGAGAGTCGGAAGGACGCATTCGCGATCTCTTCAGAACAGCGTCTTCTATGGCTCCGGCCATAATATTCCTGGATGAATTAGATGCAATCGTGCCAAAAAGGAGCGAAGCAGGATCCTCTCGAGGGATGGAGAAGCGCATGGTTGCACAACTTCTTACGAGCATGGACATGCTGGCGCCCGTCAATAACAACAAAAATTCGACTGTTATTGTGCTCGCGGCAACAAACCGGGCAGACGCCATGGATCCGGCTCTACGACGAGCCGGAAGATTCGATAAAGAGATCTCATTGGGGGTTCCCGACGAACAAGGCCGTGAGCGTATTTTAAGAGCAATGACGAAAGGAATGCGTCTGTCGGGGGATTTTGATTTCAAAGTGCTAGCACGAAAAACGCCAGGGTTTGTTGGGGCTGACGTACGGAGTTTAGCTAAAGAAGCAGCCGTTCTCGCCATCAATCGAATTTTTAAAGATGTTCTTAAAGATCAAGATTCCGTCTCAGACGAGCTTGTTACTGCGTTCGGTGAAGTAGACAACTCGGACACCAAAGACCAAGCCATTGTGAGTCCTATGACAGCCGAGCAGATGGAGCCATTGTTTGTCACCATGGACGACTTTTTATGCGCAATTCCAATGGTACAGCCCTCAAGTAAGCGAGAGGGTTTTGCGACCGTTCCAGATGTCACCTGGGATGATATTGGTGCCCTACATTGTATCCGTGAGGAGCTAACCATGTCTGTCTTGGAGCCCATCCGCAATCCGGAGAAATTTCAAGCCCTTGGTCTCCCCTTACCAGCTGGTGTAATGCTGTACGGCCCGCCCGGTTGTGGAAAAACGTTGCTGGCTAAGGCGATCGCCCACGAAAGCGGCGCCAATTTTATCAGTGTGAAAGGACCAGAATTATTGGACAAGTACGTCGGTGAAAGCGAGAAGGCCGTTCGGCTAGTCTTTGAACGGGCCCGAAGTTCTAGTCCTTGCattgtctttttcgacgaaTTGGATTCATTGGTTCCACGACGCGGGAGCGACGCTGGTGGTGGAGGTGTTACAGAGCGTGTGGTCAATCAACTTTTGACGGAAATGGACGGTTTGGAAAGTCGTCGAAGTGTATTTGTAATTGCCGCT
It includes:
- a CDS encoding predicted protein, producing DLGGMDEVVKNIRQLVEYPLIRPELYSHLGVDPPRGVLLRGPPGTGKTHLANAVAGQLGVPFFRVSAPELVSGMSGESEGRIRDLFRTASSMAPAIIFLDELDAIVPKRSEAGSSRGMEKRMVAQLLTSMDMLAPVNNNKNSTVIVLAATNRADAMDPALRRAGRFDKEISLGVPDEQGRERILRAMTKGMRLSGDFDFKVLARKTPGFVGADVRSLAKEAAVLAINRIFKDVLKDQDSVSDELMEPLFVTMDDFLCAIPMVQPSSKREGFATVPDVTWDDIGALHCIREELTMSVLEPIRNPEKFQALGLPLPAGVMLYGPPGCGKTLLAKAIAHESGANFISVKGPELLDKYVGESEKAVRLVFERARSSSPCIVFFDELDSLVPRRGSDAGGGGVTERVVNQLLTEMDGLESRRSVFVIAATNRPELIDPAMMRPGRLDKLLFVPLPGPEDRVLILKALCTGINLAADVDMDHIGRSPRTDGYSGADCAALLREAGLAVLKEDATAFAAGKPDSVELKITSKHFDAAFHSVMPSVSKNDQARYERIR